In Procambarus clarkii isolate CNS0578487 chromosome 50, FALCON_Pclarkii_2.0, whole genome shotgun sequence, one genomic interval encodes:
- the LOC138351624 gene encoding uncharacterized protein, translating into MSETLSVRGVVVWASSGAWCWFTASVLVTLVAVLVVVQMVLTSMGPARLKGLQKPYCGSLGRKAACAARLEWWLLVGVALRAAMSLGADLQRQNLALQQLLERRRSWWTRVVSFVRHLQVPGPQQTIQGVLVNMVHTFTLYQRWWHHLYLRVQLHSLGLPAGGYLHLLGPPLLPLVFVGTYAAATHVTGALLATSAAVATGDNKDATGDNKDATGNNKDATGNNKVATGNNKDAPGDTKKVRVATLMKTGKTEMCDDCKKCRHPSLVTIRPPNAEWNCAPLLYITGAGALGILPFPFGCIGCLCLGLGAYQDCRVMAIAYAREEYFKERCSICGHPHNWYEKFF; encoded by the coding sequence ATGAGTGAAACGTTATCAGTaagaggtgtggtggtgtgggcgagCAGTGGAGCTTGGTGCTGGTTCACCGCCAGTGTGCTAGTGACCCTCGTAGCGGTGCTAGTCGTGGTGCAGATGGTACTGACGTCGATGGGCCCAGCCAGGCTGAAAGGGCTACAAAAGCCTTACTGTGGGTCGCTTGGGAGGAAGGCAGCGTGCGCGGCCCGCCTTGAGTGGTGGCTGCTGGTGGGGGTGGCGCTGAGGGCAGCTATGAGCCTGGGTGCTGACCTGCAGAGGCAGAACCTGGCGCTGCAGCAGCTGCTGGAGCGCCGCCGCAGCTGGTGGACCCGGGTGGTGTCCTTCGTGCGCCACCTGCAGGTTCCTGGTCCCCAGCAGACCATCCAGGGCGTGCTGGTGAACATGGTACACACCTTCACCCTGTACCAGCGTTGGTGGCACCACCTGTACCTCAGAGTTCAGCTCCACTCCCTGGGCCTGCCTGCAGGTGGGTACCTCCACCTCCTGGGCCCACCGCTGCTCCCCCTGGTCTTCGTGGGCACGTATGCCGCCGCCACCCACGTGACCGGAGCCCTGCTCGCAACGTCTGCTGCAGTCGCCACTGGCGACAACAAAGACGCCACTGGCGACAACAAGGACGCCACTGGCAACAATAAAGACGCCACTGGCAACAATAAAGTCGCCACTGGCAACAATAAAGACGCCCCTGGCGACACCAAAAAGGTGAGAGTTGCAACACTGATGAAGACAGGAAAAACAGAGATGTGCGATGACTGCAAGAAGTGCCGACATCCTTCATTAGTCACAATCCGTCCTCCCAATGCAGAGTGGAACTGCGCGCCGCTCCTCTACATAACTGGCGCCGGAGCCCTCGGCATTTTACCCTTTCCCTTCGGGTGCATCGGCTGCCTGTGCCTGGGCCTGGGCGCCTACCAGGACTGTAGGGTCATGGCCATTGCCTACGCTCGGGAGGAGTACTTCAAGGAACGCTGCTCCATATGCGGTCATCCGCACAACTGGTACGAGAAGTTTTTTTAA